In Oreochromis niloticus isolate F11D_XX linkage group LG5, O_niloticus_UMD_NMBU, whole genome shotgun sequence, a single window of DNA contains:
- the gpr25 gene encoding probable G-protein coupled receptor 25: protein MDGDTTTVDYFYISDGNYSYNFSIYDLQEECEKPLNGSEYFLPTIYFLIFFTGFVGNLLVILVVGNKKRGGRLVDTFVVNLALADLIFVLTLPLWAISAMQKNYWNFGLFSDFLCKMSSYIIAVNRFSNIFFLTCMSVDRYLAVVKLMDSRYLRSSLCIRATCLAVWASSLVLGIPSLVYRKVDEDENICTEDQSSLFFLGMSLVMALLTFIFPVFIIVLCYGTIIIHLNKHCAAAGNPRAEARRKHSLKMVLCIIAAFVVSWLPYNVFKSITVILRLTGVKASCQVHSQLKNGLIISCCLAFLNSCVNPAIYFFLDHHFRRRAEMMYKTCLGKPKMLQSFNSSASFTNGYTSDSNGTTGGRSQIQMV from the coding sequence ATGGACGGAGACACAACTACTGTAGACTATTTCTACATTTCTGACGGAAACTACAGTTACAATTTTTCAATTTATGATCTCCAGGAAGAGTGTGAAAAACCCCTTAATGGCTCAGAGTATTTTTTGCCTACAATTTATTTCCTGATATTTTTCACAGGATTTGTGGGCAACCTCCTTGTGATCCTAGTGGTGGGAAACAAGAAGAGAGGTGGTCGTCTCGTGGACACCTTTGTTGTCAACTTGGCCCTGGCTGACCTTATCTTTGTCCTCACGCTGCCACTGTGGGCCATTTCTGCAATGCAGAAAAATTACTGGAACTTTGGGCTATTTAGCGACTTTCTCTGCAAGATGAGCAGCTACATAATTGCTGTGAACCGCTTCTCCAATATCTTCTTCCTTACTTGCATGAGTGTTGATCGCTACCTGGCTGTTGTGAAGCTGATGGATTCAAGGTACCTCAGGAGTAGTTTGTGCATTCGTGCCACTTGTCTTGCAGTGTGGGCAAGCTCCCTGGTGCTTGGCATCCCATCTCTGGTGTACCGGAAAGTAGACGAAGATGAAAATATCTGTACAGAGGATCAaagttcacttttttttcttggaatgAGCCTGGTCATGGCCTTACTCACCTTTATCTTCCCGGTGTTTATCATTGTCCTCTGCTATGGCACCATCATCATACACCTCAACAAGCACTGCGCTGCTGCGGGAAATCCTCGAGCTGAAGCGCGCCGCAAGCACTCCCTGAAGATGGTCCTCTGCATCATAGCGGCCTTTGTGGTGTCCTGGCTCCCCTACAATGtttttaaatccatcacagttaTTTTACGTCTCACAGGCGTTAAAGCCAGCTGTCAAGTTCACTCACAACTTAAAAACGGGCTCATCATCTCCTGCTGCCTGGCATTCCTCAACAGCTGCGTGAACCCAGCCATTTACTTTTTCTTGGACCATCACTTCAGACGACGCGCCGAGATGATGTACAAAACCTGCTTGGGAAAGCCAAAGATGCTGCAGAGCTTCAACTCTTCAGCTTCATTCACCAACGGCTACACTTCAGACAGCAATGGAACAACTGGTGGGAGAAGTCAAATTCAAATGGTTTAG